The following proteins come from a genomic window of Oncorhynchus masou masou isolate Uvic2021 chromosome 25, UVic_Omas_1.1, whole genome shotgun sequence:
- the LOC135514287 gene encoding long-chain-fatty-acid--CoA ligase ACSBG2-like isoform X1, producing MSEQEDSIVLNGVPVVEKSSESCVSDIPLGETEQLPPVSKLQQNRNHSSPLVNGGVVDHPQPNSESESDGEGKDSQETAAVEPAMITPASIPEAPAKPPRSPGLEGPQRDPLSGASVPLKLSDVSLAPAEQLWCSVRHQAVKLRMTETGLGCKAPMTVHQMFLETVEHYGDLPALASKKEGQWVTLTWREYFQQCQLAAKSFLKLGLERYHGVGILGFNSPEWFISDVGCILAGGFAAGIYTTNSPEACQYVADNCEANVLVVENHKQLLKILQIKDKLPHLKAIVQYKDELQQKLPNLYTWAEFMKLGEEVSDEQLSAVVDSQRANQCCTLIYTSGTTGNPKGVMLSHDNITWTSNAVGIMPDLKHGEEVVVSYLPLSHVAAQVNDIWIAMRFAAVTYFAEPDALKGSLGTTLKEVRPTSFLGVPRVWEKMQEKMKAIGAKSSGMRKRVADWAKSIGLQASYSAMNGENLLPWGFMLANNLVFKKVHWAMGLDRCRNCLTGAAPITMETLEYFMSLRLPLYELYGMSESTGPHTISWENNFKIMSCGKVINGCQTKLDKPDEDGNGEICFWGRHVFMGYLNEPEKTEEALDQEGWLHSGDLGKHDKDNFLFITGRIKELIITAGGENIPPVPIEDAVKAETAIISNAMLLGDKLKFLSMMLTLKCVVDDNGDPTDELTPEALAFCQQRGVMATKASEIIASEEPAIYKAIQEGIDRVNAKANSNAQRVQKWVILDRDFSISGGELGPTLKLKRGVVVKMFQEKINDIYGMAQE from the exons ATGTCTGAACAAGAGGATTCCATTGTCCTCAATGGGGTTCCTGTCGTAGAGAAGAGTTCTGAGAG TTGTGTGAGTGACATTCCTCTTGGCGAAACCGAACAGTTACCACCAGTCTCCAAACTCCAACAGAACAGAAACCATTCCAGTCCCCTTGTCAACGGAGGAGTAGTAGACCATCCACAGCCAAACTCTGAGTCCGAGTCAGATGGAGAGGGCAAAGACAGCCAGGAGACAGCTGCTGTAGAACCTGCAATGATAACCCCAGCAAGCATACCTGAAGCACCAGCCAAACCACCCAGATCACCCGGACTAGAGGGACCTCAAAGGGATCCTCTCTCAG GTGCTTCGGTACCCCTGAAGCTGTCGGATGTGTCTCTGGCCCCAGCGGAGCAGCTCTGGTGCTCCGTTAGGCATCAGGCGGTCAAGCTGAGGATGACTGAGACAGGGCTGGGCTGCAAGGCCCCCATGACCGTCCACCAGATGTTCCTGGAGACGGTGGAGCACTACGGAGACCTGCCTGCACTGGCATCTAAGAAAGAGGGGCAGTGGGTCACCCTGACCTGGAGGGAGTATTTCCAGCAGTGCCAACTGGCGGCCAAGAGCTTCCTCAAG ttgGGGCTGGAGCGTTACCATGGTGTCGGTATTCTGGGCTTTAACTCTCCAGAGTGGTTCATCTCAGACGTTGGCTGTATCTTGGCTGG GGGTTTTGCTGCAGGCATCTACACCACCAACTCCCCCGAGGCATGTCAGTATGTAGCAGACAACTGTGAGGCCAATGTCCTTGTGGTGGAGAACCACAAACAGCTCCTCAAAATCCTCCAG ATTAAGGACAAGCTTCCACACTTGAAAGCTATCGTTCAGTACAAAGATGAACTGCAACAGAAGCTGCCAAACTTGTACACT TGGGCTGAGTTTATGAAGCTGGGTGAGGAGGTGTCTGATGAACAGCTGAGTGCTGTGGTGGACAGTCAGAGGGCTAACCAGTGTTGTACGCTCATCTACACCTCTGGAACCACAGGCAACCCCAAAGGGGTCATGCTGAGTCATGACAAT ATTACCTGGACTTCAAATGCGGTGGGCATCATGCCAGATCTGAAACATggtgaggaggtggtggtgagCTACCTGCCCCTGAGCCATGTAGCTGCCCAGGTCAACGACATATGGATTGCCATGAGATTCGCAGCGGTGACGTATTTCGCAGAACCAGACGCCCTGAAG GGCTCTTTGGGGACTACTCTGAAAGAGGTGCGCCCCACCAGTTTCCTGGGAGTTCCCCGTGTGTGGGAGAAGATGCAGGAGAAGATGAAAGCCATTGGTGCCAAGTCCTCTGGTATGAGGAAAAGAGTGGCAGACTGGGCTAAATCCATCGGATTGCAAGCCAGCTACAGTGCCATGAATGG TGAGAACCTGTTGCCCTGGGGCTTCATGCTGGCAAACAACCTGGTTTTTAAGAAGGTTCACTGGGCCATGGGCCTGGACCGCTGCAGGAACTGCTTAACAGGGGCCGCACCCATCACTATGGAGACCCTGGAGTATTTCATGAGCCTTCGCCTCCCCTTGTATGAGCTGTATGGGATGAGTGAAAGCACCGGCCCTCACACCATCTCCTGGGAGAATAACTTCAAGATCATGAG CTGTGGAAAGGTGATAAATGGCTGCCAGACAAAATTGGACAAGCCAGACGAGGATGGGAATGGTGAGATCTGTTTCTGGGGGCGTCATGTGTTCATGGGCTACCTGAACGAGCCAGAAAAGACTGAGGAGGCCTTGGACCAGGAAGGCTGGCTGCACTCTGGAGACCTGGGCAAGCACGACAAGGACAACTTTCTGTTCATCACAGGGAGGATAAAGG AGCTGATCataacagcaggaggagagaataTTCCACCTGTGCCCATTGAGGATGCAGTGAAAGCAGAGACCGCCATCATCAGCAACGCCATGTTGCTCGGAGACAAGCTCAAATTCCTCTCTATGATGCTCACACTCAAA TGTGTAGTCGACGACAACGGCGATCCAACGGACGAGTTGACCCCAGAGGCCTTGGCGTTCTGCCAGCAGCGTGGCGTCATGGCAACCAAAGCCTCTGAGATTATAGCCAGTGAGGAGCCAGCTATTTACAAGGCCATCCAGGAGGGCATAGACCGGGTAAATGCTAAGGCCAACTCCAACGCCCAGAGGGTCCAGAAGTGGGTCATTTTGGACAGAGACTTCTCCATATCCGGGGGAGAACTGG GACCTACCTTGAAGCTAAAGAGGGGGGTTGTTGTCAAAATGTTCCAGGAGAAAATCAATGATATTTATGGAATGGCACAAGAGTAA
- the LOC135514287 gene encoding long-chain-fatty-acid--CoA ligase ACSBG2-like isoform X2: MITPASIPEAPAKPPRSPGLEGPQRDPLSGASVPLKLSDVSLAPAEQLWCSVRHQAVKLRMTETGLGCKAPMTVHQMFLETVEHYGDLPALASKKEGQWVTLTWREYFQQCQLAAKSFLKLGLERYHGVGILGFNSPEWFISDVGCILAGGFAAGIYTTNSPEACQYVADNCEANVLVVENHKQLLKILQIKDKLPHLKAIVQYKDELQQKLPNLYTWAEFMKLGEEVSDEQLSAVVDSQRANQCCTLIYTSGTTGNPKGVMLSHDNITWTSNAVGIMPDLKHGEEVVVSYLPLSHVAAQVNDIWIAMRFAAVTYFAEPDALKGSLGTTLKEVRPTSFLGVPRVWEKMQEKMKAIGAKSSGMRKRVADWAKSIGLQASYSAMNGENLLPWGFMLANNLVFKKVHWAMGLDRCRNCLTGAAPITMETLEYFMSLRLPLYELYGMSESTGPHTISWENNFKIMSCGKVINGCQTKLDKPDEDGNGEICFWGRHVFMGYLNEPEKTEEALDQEGWLHSGDLGKHDKDNFLFITGRIKELIITAGGENIPPVPIEDAVKAETAIISNAMLLGDKLKFLSMMLTLKCVVDDNGDPTDELTPEALAFCQQRGVMATKASEIIASEEPAIYKAIQEGIDRVNAKANSNAQRVQKWVILDRDFSISGGELGPTLKLKRGVVVKMFQEKINDIYGMAQE, from the exons ATGATAACCCCAGCAAGCATACCTGAAGCACCAGCCAAACCACCCAGATCACCCGGACTAGAGGGACCTCAAAGGGATCCTCTCTCAG GTGCTTCGGTACCCCTGAAGCTGTCGGATGTGTCTCTGGCCCCAGCGGAGCAGCTCTGGTGCTCCGTTAGGCATCAGGCGGTCAAGCTGAGGATGACTGAGACAGGGCTGGGCTGCAAGGCCCCCATGACCGTCCACCAGATGTTCCTGGAGACGGTGGAGCACTACGGAGACCTGCCTGCACTGGCATCTAAGAAAGAGGGGCAGTGGGTCACCCTGACCTGGAGGGAGTATTTCCAGCAGTGCCAACTGGCGGCCAAGAGCTTCCTCAAG ttgGGGCTGGAGCGTTACCATGGTGTCGGTATTCTGGGCTTTAACTCTCCAGAGTGGTTCATCTCAGACGTTGGCTGTATCTTGGCTGG GGGTTTTGCTGCAGGCATCTACACCACCAACTCCCCCGAGGCATGTCAGTATGTAGCAGACAACTGTGAGGCCAATGTCCTTGTGGTGGAGAACCACAAACAGCTCCTCAAAATCCTCCAG ATTAAGGACAAGCTTCCACACTTGAAAGCTATCGTTCAGTACAAAGATGAACTGCAACAGAAGCTGCCAAACTTGTACACT TGGGCTGAGTTTATGAAGCTGGGTGAGGAGGTGTCTGATGAACAGCTGAGTGCTGTGGTGGACAGTCAGAGGGCTAACCAGTGTTGTACGCTCATCTACACCTCTGGAACCACAGGCAACCCCAAAGGGGTCATGCTGAGTCATGACAAT ATTACCTGGACTTCAAATGCGGTGGGCATCATGCCAGATCTGAAACATggtgaggaggtggtggtgagCTACCTGCCCCTGAGCCATGTAGCTGCCCAGGTCAACGACATATGGATTGCCATGAGATTCGCAGCGGTGACGTATTTCGCAGAACCAGACGCCCTGAAG GGCTCTTTGGGGACTACTCTGAAAGAGGTGCGCCCCACCAGTTTCCTGGGAGTTCCCCGTGTGTGGGAGAAGATGCAGGAGAAGATGAAAGCCATTGGTGCCAAGTCCTCTGGTATGAGGAAAAGAGTGGCAGACTGGGCTAAATCCATCGGATTGCAAGCCAGCTACAGTGCCATGAATGG TGAGAACCTGTTGCCCTGGGGCTTCATGCTGGCAAACAACCTGGTTTTTAAGAAGGTTCACTGGGCCATGGGCCTGGACCGCTGCAGGAACTGCTTAACAGGGGCCGCACCCATCACTATGGAGACCCTGGAGTATTTCATGAGCCTTCGCCTCCCCTTGTATGAGCTGTATGGGATGAGTGAAAGCACCGGCCCTCACACCATCTCCTGGGAGAATAACTTCAAGATCATGAG CTGTGGAAAGGTGATAAATGGCTGCCAGACAAAATTGGACAAGCCAGACGAGGATGGGAATGGTGAGATCTGTTTCTGGGGGCGTCATGTGTTCATGGGCTACCTGAACGAGCCAGAAAAGACTGAGGAGGCCTTGGACCAGGAAGGCTGGCTGCACTCTGGAGACCTGGGCAAGCACGACAAGGACAACTTTCTGTTCATCACAGGGAGGATAAAGG AGCTGATCataacagcaggaggagagaataTTCCACCTGTGCCCATTGAGGATGCAGTGAAAGCAGAGACCGCCATCATCAGCAACGCCATGTTGCTCGGAGACAAGCTCAAATTCCTCTCTATGATGCTCACACTCAAA TGTGTAGTCGACGACAACGGCGATCCAACGGACGAGTTGACCCCAGAGGCCTTGGCGTTCTGCCAGCAGCGTGGCGTCATGGCAACCAAAGCCTCTGAGATTATAGCCAGTGAGGAGCCAGCTATTTACAAGGCCATCCAGGAGGGCATAGACCGGGTAAATGCTAAGGCCAACTCCAACGCCCAGAGGGTCCAGAAGTGGGTCATTTTGGACAGAGACTTCTCCATATCCGGGGGAGAACTGG GACCTACCTTGAAGCTAAAGAGGGGGGTTGTTGTCAAAATGTTCCAGGAGAAAATCAATGATATTTATGGAATGGCACAAGAGTAA